The genomic DNA CGCTATTGTCTTGAGAATTGGTATAGAGCCGGTATTTATGGTATTCCATGGCTGACATAACCCCGACTGTAGGCAACGTAGTGCCTCTTCAGTCCCGGTCCGACCTGTGAGAGGATCTGGGAGAATGAAGGATGTGAAGGCATGTAACTGAGCTTTGTTGTATAGAAGGCGCGGCTCTGGCGGACAGTGCAATCGCCCCAGTATGTCGTCAATCATGTACTTAGCATAATCTCCATCATTTTCCATCTTCACATGGACATGTACTCCATGACGTCGATATCGCAAAGTTCCCAACGTCGTGATGACACTGCGCTGCAGCGGATTGGCCGCATCTCTCAAAACAATCATGCTTCGGAGACCATATAAGGCACCGACATCTTGATCGGGATCGATCTCAGACGCTAACTTCCTGCAATGGAGCATGTGATTATTGTTGACATAAAAGTCGAGGTCCATGGTTTTCAATTCCACCGCCAATTTTCCGCGAGGCTGAAAAACCGTCAACAGATGCGCTGGCGCAAAATCAcggaatatctgtgccattAACTCAAAGGTCTTGCTGTGCGGGTCGACTAGAAAGGAATCTCGTCTTTTCCCTTGTCGAGTACGAATGTTTATTATCCAGTTGCTGGGTTTGCTCTTCCAGATGTCTGGTTGGCGACGAACATCGAGATTTCCAGAATTCAAATCGAGCCAGTGCACGCAGTCTTGTATCAGAAACCCCGGGAGGTCGAAATTAAATTTGTCGCCAAAGACATCTTTGGGAATCAACTCGAGCAGAGTAGTTGCTCCTTGAGCTTGAATAattagctgctggcctcgatATCCTAAATGAATGTAATATCCATTTTTTGGGATCCCCAGCATGTAGCTCATTCCTGGTAGGCTTGATGGAAATGCAACAAGTCGCTGGTTTCCAAAAAGACTCTTCAAAATACTCGAATCCCTTATTCCCGCAGGAAGCTTTCCAAGTGGCTTGCTATCAATCAGAAGATGACCCTCGAGAAGATGGTAGTGCACTGTCTGGGGTGCAGATCTCGTAGTTGCTCGCACTGTCGAGGTCATCCACCATTCATATGGTGGCGGCAGAACAGACCAACTAGTATACTGTCGAGGGGCATCGTTTGGATTTGGCCAAACAGTGTCAATCGCTGACTGGAGGCTGGATGGGTATCGCTCAGCTAAACGAAGTATCATAGTCCTCATCCGATGGGCCATCTTGATATCGCGGACCAGCATATTTCGCGTCGTTGTCGAGAACCGGCTCAAGTCAACGACAAGATTCTCTTGCATGGCAAGCGTGGCCTCCACAAAAGACTTGAACGATTCCGAATCGAGTTCTGTGCCATTGTATGCTTGGGGTGCGAATGTCCTGCGACATAGCAAAGCTGACATGAATCCGTATCGCGCAGTTCTCTCTGCAACGTCTGCCTCTTGTGTGGTCCTTGTCTCCTGTCGAAGGCGACTGATCCAATTGAGCGTAGTAAGACGGATTTTCAACAAAATCTGATTAGCTCGAGCGGATGGTTTCCGGGAGCCCAGCATACACAGTCGAATGGTTAGTGTCAGCATAGTTTCCATGTAATTGATCTCACGCCAATTCGCGGAAATAGCCTCCGTGTGTCGCACGATCTGGTCAAAAAGTGCCAAACAAAATGCAACATCTTTGAATATGACATGAACAGCCCGTAAGTCGTCGTGGCCCAGTCTGGGCCCCGCTTGAAGGGCAAGATGATGGAAGAGGATCGTGGTGTCCTGGAGACTGAAATTGACATTCGACGACGCCATTTCAGCAAGCATAGAGAGCCACCGTCTGTTTCTTCCTGCCATTAGACCCTGGTGAGCAATGTATTCGTGGACAGTCAATTCCGGTGGACATTCCGCGATGCTCGCAACGGTCTCATATGAAGAAGGGCCGTTTCCGTCTGCCGCAAAACTTGGCGAGGAGTAAAGACCTGAGAACGCGAGTTCTTTCGGGATACTGATGGCAAAATGGTGGGCTAATTTCAATGATTGTGGGAAATCTTTGGCCCAGGTACCACGTCGCGAGTCATAGTAGGAGAACTTCAGCCCCAAAGGCAATAGCACTTTTGAGGCGCTAGCGGGCAGCTTTTTAAAATTGTAATGAGTCCCTAAATAAGATTTTGTCTTTGACGCCAAAGAAAAAGCTTCACTTTTCATATTATAGATCTTGAGCTGAGAATAGCTACCCAAGAGTACTTCCGGTGCTTCGTCGGGCTTTGACGCAATTTTAGGAGAGAGACAATTGATAATTTCCCAAGTGGCACTGCGATAAGTTGAGAACGTCGGAGGAGGCTTAAGCTCAAACAGAGTTATACGCCTTTGATAGGGATCTTTTGGCAGAAAATCTTCATGGACTTGAATCTTCAGACGTCGGCGAGAGCGAACATGCCAGCAGTGCGTGCAGCCTCGAATATCATGTGAGCCATCTGGATGCCGCTTTTGTGTACAGAGGATTTGTACCATCTTCTCTGTGCGGTCGCTATATTCCTGATTAACTTTTTGTAGCTCCTTCTCTTTGGAATCTCGTGCTCTCGTCGATGCAGCGTCAATGTGGTCATGAAGCTCGTACAGTTTCCCCATGTTTTCAGATTTGTCACACTTTATAAAATACTGAGAAGCAAAGCAATTTGCTTGGGTTTCCGCGAAGATACTGATATGCATTTTAGCCTGAAGGCATCTGCCGTGGAGATATTGTTGAATGGCTTGAAGACGACGCATATCGTGAAGACGTGATAGCAGCAAGACGTCGAGTATTTCTGGTTCGATGAAGGGGTGATACTCAAGCAGCAGCGGATGAACAGCAGTAGCACATTTGTCCATACGCATCCATAGCTCAGATACATTGAGAATGAAGGTACTCATTTGCTCTGGATTGCCTTCATAGGTATCCCCGACAGCTTCCAGATAACCGCGGATCTCAGCAGCAAGATCCTTGCAAATCCGAGAACACATGTCCTTGGATTTAGGGACCCTAAAATCTGCAGACTCGATTTTTATCTCCAATTCATCCAGCGCGGAATAACGCGAAGTCATGGAGCTGAAGTATTCGGTCGTGGTTTTGCTAGAATTGGGGCCAAGAGCAGCTGGATCGACAAGCACTGGTCTCAACCTCTGGTGACGAGCTTGGTTAAGAACTCCCTGGAGGTAAGATCCGCAATTCGGAAGAGTCAAGTAGAGCTCACTGTTCTGAGCACGCAGCGGTAGGGGTGGGATTTTGCGCTGACACTCCGCCTTGAAAGCGTTCCACTGGGCTTCAATCGCGGATGTGACAGTCTCCATAGTGTTTCGAAAAAGGGGACCAATGTCTTCAAAAAGCTTGGTATATACAGAAGCAGTAGAGAGACTTGCAGctgccttcttctcatttTCCAACTTGGCCAGACGACAGCATAACTTGGCTCTGAGGATAGTGCACCACTCGACACTCAGGTGGTTGATGGAGTCTCGCAGCAGCTCCACAAGAACACAACACATCAGGAACTTGTAATTCGCTCGTCCCTTCTCCTCCCCCATTTTCAAGCAAAGTAAGCGCTGAGCTGCAACGCGTAGTGTAAGCCAGAATGGACTTCGTCGCCACGGCAGTTCCGCATTATCCCAGACCACATCATCCTTGATGCGCTTCCGAAGAATGGGAGGATATATGCGGCTGCCGTTGACTTCCAACAAGGTCATGAGGAAGCTCGTAATGAGTGTAGGGTCAACCGTATCACGGGTTTCAGAGATCTTTACGCCAGCTTTGAAGGTCTTGGCTGCGAATTCATCCAGCGGCTCAAGACTTGCCTTTTCAAGAAATGAGACTAAATTCTTTTGAAAGACAGGATTCTCAAATACGGAACGGTTTAGGGATGCAGCAATGGTGGGGAAATCCCATTGCATGGCTCCTTGTGATGCCAGAGTTTCCTCAGTGGTGGGTGAAGCCTCGAAGGCTTCGAAAATGACGTCCTCACTGTATACACACTCCGTTAGGACAGGCCAAAACAAATTTTTATCTCCACTTACCCCACAGATCGAATAAGAAGGCCGGCGTTTTGCTCCGTGATATACAAGATGACAGCATTTTGATCCTCAAAGTGGCGGAAAATGTTCATGAGTGCCGTTTGGTTTATATATCTATCTTCGTTCACAAGCCCGCAGGTCCGTAGGGCTTTCTCGATATCCTGCCATATGAAAAGGTCGTTGTCTTCAGCGCAAGATTTCATCGCATTGGTTGCGCGCAAAAGAAGTGAAAGCAGTTTTTTGTCGACATCCTCAATATTACTGTCCTGTTTCCCGGGGAGCTTTGGGGGCAAGACAACATGATTAAAGGCCAGTTCAAGGATAGGGTCCTTCGCCATGGTGGGGTCCTGTCAAATGGAATGTTAGATGTTGGAGAAAAATGAGATATATGTGAGCAGAAACAAAGAACCAAATTCATTCTCTGGATTTGGGGGGGAGAGGGGGGTGGGGGTTTGTTTGAGCAGTTTGTGCTCACGCTCACCTCTTCGACGCCTTTTAGGCCTGAGACACTTTTAACCATAGATAAGCACCAACTCGCCGCTGTCGACCACTTTGACGTATCCCAATTCAACAGCGGCATTGACATTCTATTGTCCTTATCTCAGTTTATTCACTTGGCCACCAATGAAGTATCCTGTTGGGCTCCCacagcaagaagaaaagatagCCGTCGAGAAATTCGGAGACTGCCCTGCTTGACACGATTACAGCTGCGCAGTATGATACTCTAGGACCTATTTGGAGTCAATAGAAAAAATTTTCGGGTGAGAAAGCTATTGGTCAAAGAAGAATATTTATAGACAATCTGGCACCCTTCCACTTGAATGCAAAACCAAAAGGCGCTGCGGCAATACGACATCTAAGGCAAAAATAATGCAAGCCGCATGGCTTGACTATGCACTCACCCTAGTAAAGAAATGCTGGCTGCATAGCTGTATTCCCCATCGAATAACATAGCAAGAAGATACAGCGCCGCATGCACGTCTTATGCGGTCATAGCCAGCGAGGCCCATGCGCAAGTTGGGCGATTCGATGAGTGGGTGCTATTTAACGTTATACCGTACGGGCGATTCGCCTATGTAGATCACTCAAGTATGACAGCATATAGCATACAAGGTACATTCTCGTTGGAAACGGAGCGGCCCGAATCGAGACTGAGGGATCCATGATTTTATCGCTTAGATCGAGGCTCATTGTGTCTTCTGGGCTCTATGGTTCTGATTTCTGCTGCAGCAGATCAATTGGGGTGTCTGAAATGATCTTCTTACAAGATTAGGAAGCTTGCATCCAGTTGGTCAGTGGGATAAAATCATTGGTCCTTTCCGTCGCCAATTAACGTAATTACGGCGGACTGAAACCGAGTTATGGCCAAAACGTGTAAAATTCCGTATTGATGTATTACTACGGGAAAGGCTGAATTCCACACGCTCTTATCCAGATGCTTAGTAATATAGCCGCAACTGAAAATTTTCGATTAAAAGAGCTATGTGCGGTACTTTGTAGAATCCTCCCTTCTTCGTAAGGACTACACAGTTCCAACAGGATCTAGGCCCATATGCTTCCGCAGTCGCCGGACCAGCTGCATGTCTCTAGCCTGTATGGTGACACGCCTGGCATGGATGGCACATAGGTTTGTCACTAGCACACATGGTTAGTTGACTGCAAAATTGATTGCTAATATAAGTAGATGACTTACTCTCAAATTCATTTACAAGGAACGCCTCACTTATTTCTTGCAGTGCGTCCAGGGCGCTGGACTGAAAGCGATAGTCTTTTTCAAACATCATCTCACTGGTGATCTCTTGCACGACACGTCGAAAGGGGGTCTTGGGGAGCAAAAGTTCATGGCCTTTCTGGTAACGACGGATTTCACGCAGAGCAATAGCTTTTGGTTACTTAGCATGAAAATGATTTCACAATAAACTTTACAGTTCACTTACTGCCAGGCTTGAACTTTCTGGtacccttcttcttggctggGGTCTTTCTGGCTGCTTTTGCACCCAAACGTTTGCGGGAAGCTCTTCCTCCAGTTGATTTGCGAGCAGTTGCAGTGGCACGagccattttttttttttttttgtgaaGAATAGAGGTGTTTGAATTGATGGATACTTGATAGAATCTTGTTCAAGCAAATAatgagaagaggagagagttgagaaggaaaggaagaagaacaaaaaaTAAAGAGGTGTTCTAAACAGAGGTTTGTATTCACTTTTGATTCACTTTCCATAATTATGGCATCTGACCCTTTTTTTGACTCATCAAATACTGATTCCTTAgcccttccttttcttttctcttctcctccttccatTCGCTTCTTCTAAGAAACATATCAACGTGATAAAACTTAGACTGTGAGGTTGACTGTGAGGTTGACTCTGAGATTTATACTGACTTATACAGATAATGACCAGAAAACCTGGAATCCCAGGCCCCAAACCTGGTGCGAATCCAGGCAAAAAGCGAAAGCAGGACAAAGACCTGTCTAAGAATCCCCACACTATGCGAGGCCGTGAACTACTGGCAAGCAAGAGTGACAGTGAAAAGGCTGTGATACGTCGGAAGAATAATGATAGGGCAGCCTTTGTCAGTGCCCGTCTGAAACTCCGGGCGAGTACTAGCTGGCAGGAAGCAACTATGGAAGAACAGGAAATATTAGAAATTTCACTGAAAGATCAAGTGATGAGGGAACGGTATGTTAATCTTGCAGTCAACCTAGCAATAAAACTAATTTTTGATACAGATATGAAAAGGGCCAGTCAGCCCAATTTTTCTTGGATCAGCTGGAAGGAGAGAGCATTGACAGTAGTGTCTGGGAGACTGTGGATTTTGAAAATGATACAGAATTGTGTTATCATGCACAGCTGGATGATATTGCTTCTCATGAGACCATTCCGACCACTGAGACTGCCAAGGAAGCTGAAGCGGCACAATCATCAGCTACAGGACAGCTGATAAAAACTCTGCATACCATCACTTGGGGTCACTTTCGACTCTCCCTTCTACGCAGTCTGGCCAGTCTTGACATGAAATTGAAGATTCTTGGAAAGATGGAGTCATGCCATGACCCTCTCTACTATAATGGCATACCATTCTGTCTCAAGAGCATTCTCCCAGAGAAGGTCTTCTTGAAAGAGGAACGCGCTGCATGGTCAATAATGAGTAGTATCAGTTCCAATCCATGGGCAACTCTCCCTGGCCCAGCTGATTGGTGGGAGGGATACTCTTGCCAGTCATTGGCAAAGTTCTGGGGATTTGCATCTAAAGAAGAGGCAAAGGCACTCTATCGACTTGGAATCTACATTATACAAAACAAGGAGGCACCAGAAAATGCA from Aspergillus chevalieri M1 DNA, chromosome 1, nearly complete sequence includes the following:
- a CDS encoding uncharacterized protein (COG:S;~EggNog:ENOG410PZP7), which gives rise to MTRKPGIPGPKPGANPGKKRKQDKDLSKNPHTMRGRELLASKSDSEKAVIRRKNNDRAAFVSARLKLRASTSWQEATMEEQEILEISLKDQVMRERYEKGQSAQFFLDQLEGESIDSSVWETVDFENDTELCYHAQLDDIASHETIPTTETAKEAEAAQSSATGQLIKTLHTITWGHFRLSLLRSLASLDMKLKILGKMESCHDPLYYNGIPFCLKSILPEKVFLKEERAAWSIMSSISSNPWATLPGPADWWEGYSCQSLAKFWGFASKEEAKALYRLGIYIIQNKEAPENAGGLIDEVMGLLELLP
- the HHT1_1 gene encoding histone H3.1 (COG:B;~EggNog:ENOG410PN02;~InterPro:IPR007125,IPR009072,IPR000164;~PFAM:PF00125;~go_component: GO:0000786 - nucleosome [Evidence IEA];~go_function: GO:0003677 - DNA binding [Evidence IEA];~go_function: GO:0046982 - protein heterodimerization activity [Evidence IEA]), producing MARATATARKSTGGRASRKRLGAKAARKTPAKKKGTRKFKPGTIALREIRRYQKGHELLLPKTPFRRVVQEITSEMMFEKDYRFQSSALDALQEISEAFLVNEFEMTNLCAIHARRVTIQARDMQLVRRLRKHMGLDPVGTV